cttttaaatatatttttaatcaaATATCAGATATTACATTGTTGACAATTTGTGCTTGTAACTAAAACCACATTAACATAGGTGTTTTAAATTATGTAAAAATGTTGTGCTCACACTTAATGGTAGCAACTTCAAGGATATTAAAGGACTACAAGGAGTCCCCACACATCTAAAAAATATAATGAAAATACTTGATCAATCATTAATTATTGTTTTTAAAGAAGAGAATGTGATTCTCAGCCAGAAGTACTGGCAGCTTTTCTAGAAGAGGTCACCCACACAGTGAATCCTCAGCCAGAAGTACTGGCAGCTTTTCTAGAAGAGGTCCCCCACACAGTGATTCTCAGCCAGAAGTACCAGCAGATTTTCTGGAAGAGGTTCCCCACACAGTGAATTCTCAGCCAGAAGTACCGGCAGATTTTCTGGAAGAGGTTCCCCACACAGTGAATTCTCAGCCAGAAGTACTGGCAGCTTTTCTAGAAGAGGTCACCTACACAACTTTAATCATTTAAGTGTTTAGTAATGATTCTCTAAAACTCGAAACCCATGAAACTGGCACCTTGGCACAAAGTGTTATCAAAAATGAAAATGAAAGCCCATGTTGAGAGGGGAAATTACAGTCATCTCAGCTCTAGTGTAGTGCTGGCCACAGATGGAACGCCCCCCTGTTATGAAAGATGGGTAAAGGTATGAGTTTTAGTTATGATTTAATCTAGTTACAGTTAATCTAATTAGATACAGTttcaacaaataaataaataaatacactaccattcaaaagtttggggtcatttcaaaatgtccttgttttccatgaaaacatacatgaaatgtttttaaaaatgaataggaaatatagtcaagacgttgacaaggttataaataatgatttttaattgaaataataattgtgtccttcaaactttgctttttgcagcaattacagcattgcagacctttggcattacagttgtcaatttgttgaggtaatctgaagagatttcaccccatgcttcctgaagcacctcaaactaaactagacactctaatgtacctgtcctcttgctcatttgtgcaccggggcctcccactcctctttctattctggttagagccagattgcgctgttctgtgaagggagtagtacacagatttgtacgagatcttcagtttcttggcaatttctcgcatggaatagccttcatttctcagaacaagaatagactgacgagtttcagaagaaagttctttgtttttggccattttgagcctgtaatcgaacccacaaatgctgttgctccagatactcaactagtctaaaggccagtttaattgcttctttaatcaggaaaacagatttcagctgtgctaacataattgcaaaagggttttctaatgatcaattagccttttaaaatgataaacttggattagctaacacaacatgccattggaacacaggagtgatggttgctgataatggacctctgtacacctatgtagatattccttctttttttttaagtcagccgtttccagctacaacattaacaatgtctacactgtatttctgatcaatttgatgttattttaatggacaaaaaacggcttttctttcaaaaacaaggacatttctaagtgaccccaaacttttgaacggttgtgtatattcacgcatgactgtaagtcactttggataaaaacaTCTGCAAAATGGCATAtgttattattataaataaatataaataaattcatCTGAATACCTACCATTAAGTCCTGCTCCAGATCCTTACATATTTGACTCTGGAGACAACAAGAACACAGAAAgcattgttattgtttttacaTTCAGACTCCCCACTAACTACAATCCTACCATGGTTTATGCCAGTAAAATGGGATTTAGTATTTTAATCCGACAATCAAATAGACATAAAGGACAGTACGAAGCTGCTCATCACCTAAATAGCTCCATAGGATAGAAGGACAGGGTCAAGCTGCTCATCAACTAAATAGCTCCATAGAATAGAAGGACAGGGTCAAGCTGCTCATCAACTAAATAGCTCCATAGGATAGAAGGACAGGGTCAAGCTGCTCATCAACTAAATAGCTCCATAGAATAGAAGGACAGGGTCAAGCTGCTCATCACCTAAATAGCTCCATAGAATAGAAGGACAGGGTCAAGCTGCTCATCACCTAAATAGCTCCATAGAATAGAAGGACAGGGTCAAGCTGCTCATCACCTAAATAGCTCCATAGGATAGAAGGACAGGGTCAAGCTGCTCATCACCTAAATAGCTCCATAGAATAGAAGGACAGGGTCAAGCTGCTCATCACCTAAATAGCTCCATAGGATAGAAGGACAGGGTCAAGCTGCTCATCAACTAAATAGTTGGCTGTCGGCAGGTGATGATGGTCACACATAAACACAGGAGCCAGAGTTCATTTAGAAGGGGGAACTAACTCACACCGGGTTTGATCTCTTCAGGTGGCTCtacaggtgtactcctctaactactaactatactagtaactcaccccaggtgtactcctctaactataccagtaactcaccccaggtgtactcctctaactactaactatactagtaacacaccccaggtgtactcctctaactataccagtaactcaccccaggtgtactcctctaactactaactatactagtaactcaccccaggtgtactcctctaactactaactgctactagtaactcaccccaggtgtactcctctaactactaactatactagtaactcaccccaggtgtactcctctaactactaactatactagtaactcaccccaggcgtactcctctaactactaactatactagtaactcaccccaggtgtactcctctaactactaactatactagtaactcaccccaggtgtactcctctaactactaactatactagtaactcaccccaggtgtactcctctaactactaactatactagtaacacaccccaggtgtactcctctaactactaactatactagtaactcaccccaggtgtactcctctaactactaactatactagtaactcaccccaggtgtactcctctaactactaactatactagtaactcaccccaggtgtactcctctaactactaactacactagtaactcaccccaggtgtactcctctaactactaactacactagtaactcaccccaggtgtactcctctaactactaactatactagtaactcaccccaggtgtactcctctaactactaactatactagtaactcaccccaggtgtactcctctaactactaactatactagtaactcaccccaggtgtactcctctaactactaactatactagtaactcaccccaggtgtactcctctaactactaactatactagtaactcaccccaggtgtaggTCTTCAGATTCTTCAGGTGGCGGACTCTGCAGGTGTACTCCTCTCCGCTGGCTGGTGTGAAGCCAACACTCTTAGTGAGGTGGAACTGCCACCCCTGTTCGAAGGCCAGGTCTGTCTGCTTGGCGTCGGGGATCTCCACACCGTTCTTCAGGAGCTGGATGCTGATGTCAGGGGGGTGGAAGCCACTCACGTGACAAATCAGGGTGTTGTCCTTCCCATGTTCCCCTGGATTACGGCTGTACACTTGCACCTTGGGGGGAGCTACAGGGGGAGGAGGGAATGGTACAGTCAGGCAGTCAggtcacctttccagaaacaagtctctcaccgttgccgcttgttatagaccacagcccccagctgtgccctggacaccatatgtgaattgattgacccccatctatcttcagagctcgtgctgttatgtgaactaaactgggacatgcttaacaccccggccatcctacaatctaagcttgatgccctcaatcttacATACataaattatcaatgaacctaccaggtacaaccccaaatccgtaaacacgggcaccctcatagatatcatcctaatcaacctgccctccaaatacacctctgctgttttcaaccaggatctcagcgattactgcctcattgcctgcgtccgtaatgggtgtGCGGTCagacgaccacccctcatcactgtcaaacgctccctaaaacacttcagcgagcaggcctttttaatcgacctggcccgggtatcctggaaggatattgacctcattccgtcagtagaggatgcctggttattctttaaaagtgctttcctcaccatcttaaataagcatgccccattcaaaacatGTAGAAtcagaataagagcacctcatcccagctgcccactgcactgaggctaggaaacactgtcaccacagaTAAATCCGCGAAAttgagaatttaaaaaataatttttctacggctggtcatgctttccacctggctgcTCCTACCCCGGTcgacagccctgcaccccccacagcaacttgcccaagcctcccccatttctccttcacccaaatccagatagctggtgttctgaaagagctgcaaaatctggacccctacaaatcagccgggctagacaatctggaccctctttttctaaaattatccgccgaaatctctttcgtatcgtctgagatccccaaagattggaaagctgctgcggtcatccccctcttcaaaagggaagacactctagacccaaactgctacagacctatttctaaggtcttcgatagccaagttaacaaacagatcaccgaccatttcgaatcccactgtaccttctccgctatgcaatatggtttccgagctggtcatgggtgcacctcagccacgctcaaggtcctaaacgatatcataaccgccatcgataagagacaatactgtgcagctgtattcatcgacctggccaaggctttcgactctgtcaatcaccacattcttatcggcagacaaCAGCCGTGGTTTCTcaacctggttcaccaactacttctcagacagagttcagtgtgtcatatcggagggcctgttgtccggacctctggcagtctctatgggggtgccacagggttcaatcctcgggccgactcttttctctgtatacatcaatgatgtcgctcttgctgctggtgattctctcatccacctctatgcagacgacaccattctgtatacttctggcccttctttggacactgtgttaactaacctccagacgagcttcaatgccatacaactctccttccgtggcctccaactgctcttaaatgcaagtaaaactaaatgcatactcttcaaccgatcgctgcgcacacctgcccgcccgtccagacttagaatatgtggacaactctccttccagactcacgttaagcatctccgaaccaaaattaaatctagaaccggcttcctatttcacaacaaagcatccttcactcatgctgccaaacatatcctcgtaaaactgactatcctaccgatccttgacttcggcgatgccatttacaaaatagcctccaacactctactcagcaaactggatgcagtctatcacagtgccatccgttttgtcaccaaagccccatatactacccaccacctttatgctctcattggctggccatcgcttcatattcgtcgccaaacccactggctccaggtcatctataagtcttggctaggtaaagccctgccttatctcagctcactggtcactatagcagcacccacccgtagcacgcgctcctgcaggtatatttcactggtcaaccccaaagccaattcctcttcggccgcctttccttccagttctctgctgccaatgaccggaacaaactgcaaaaatccctgaagctggagactcatatctccctcactaactttaagcaccagctgtcagagcagctcacagatcactgcacctgtacatagcccatctgtaaatagcccatccaactacctcatccccatactgttatttattttatttatcttgctccattgcaccccagtatctctactcgcacactcatctactgcacatctatcactccagtgtttaattgctatattataattatttcgccaccatggcctatttattgccttacctcccttatcctacctcatttgcacacactgtacatagacttttttgtattgtattattgactgtatgtttgttttactccatgtctaactctgtgttgttgtttgtgtcgcactgctttgctttatcttggccaggtcacagttgtaaatgagaacttgttctcagctggcctacctggttaaataaaggacttgttctcaactagcctacctggttaaataaaggacttgttctcaactagcctacttggttaaataaaggtaaaataaggtGCACAGGTAGACCTCATGAAAAACAATGTTTCATATGTTCTTTTTAAATCACAGTAATAGGCAGGGATTAGTCAGTCAGAGTGAGCTTGATAACGTGAAATAATCATTTTCATAGCATCACATTGATATTACTGTACATTAAGACAAATCCTTCTACTGTGAGTATTAGAACGCCGTTTACATTACCTGATAATGACTTGATATTTGAGTGTGTTCACAACAAGCCACCTGCAGACAACTTACAAAATGCAATAGTGCATTTGAGGGTTCCTTTTTCTGATGAAAATAGTTATTTGATGCATGGCCTTCTATTTCTAACTGGAAAAATACATTCCTATGTCTTTTGTTGTAACACCAAAATCTTTAACACTCCAACCACAACTACACGTTAAAACTACAGTTTATTTTCTTCCTGTGCAGTGATCAACTTACATTTTGATaggttttttttgtatttctgaGTGACGTAAAGGTATCGACATAGTGATTAATTCACTTTTAATGTCATTACAgaaaacaatacaacaacaacaaaataatcgaGGTAACGACACATTAGAAACAGAGCGTGTCATGAAACCGGCAAATAAAGATGACAATGGAAAGGGAAATATTGATGACGGCCAGAAATTCAGTCAACACCAACTAGATCAttactccagagagagagggacagaaggtGAGGCAGAGAGACTCTAGAGGACAGGAAAGATGAGGCAGACAGACTCTAGAGGACAGGAAAGATGAGGCAGAGAGACTCTAGAGGACAggaaagaggaggcagagagactcTAGAGGACAGGAAAGAGGAGGCAGACAGACTCTAGAGGACAGGAAAGATGAGGCAGAGAGACTCTAGAGGACAGGAAAGATGAGGCAGAGAGACTCTAGAGGACAGGAAAGATGAGGCAGAGAGACTCTAGAGGACAGGAAAGATGACACACAAGCACAAAGTGataatgtttttttctctccaaacgTTAAAGGATTGTGACAGTTTGTTTTCAGTTCATGTTTAAGGGGACAATAACTCTTCTAAATGTGTTTCATTTGCATATTGCAGGTCACAGCTCTGTGGCGAAGAAACAATTGCGAGGTGTTGGTTGCTGTTGTGAGGTCTACAGACAAAAAGTCCTCTTTCCTTCTCCATCCTTCAGAGTTGAAAACTCTGAAGCCCCATAAATGGCTTGTGGGTGAGGTAATAAATACTAGCCATAACATGACAATaagcatttattttttaaatcacaatTCTAAACATCTTCATACAGTATGAAGGATGAACATAGAAGTACATTAGATGTGCACGTAACCAAGTCTAAGGACATGTAATATCATTATGTAGTTAACTGGAATTGGAGGTGAATGTATCTGATGAACACGTGAATTTTTATGGCCCTTTATTCTGTCACTTTAAAGTAAATGGTGAAGATGTGTCATCACGTAAACACAGTACTGTCAGCAATAACACAGTTTGACTACATAACACCTTATGTATGATACTTAAATCTCCCTAACAAGGCATATACCGTAATTttcggactataagccgctactttttccCCAGGcgttgaacctcgcggcttaaacaatgacgcagctaatatatggatttttcccgctttcaaataaaaataaataaaataaaaacacattctgtgttgccggcatgaagctttcattagaccaatgaaattgccgaacgggttaaggtcaaacaacttttttgtttactgtttagattaaatcgagcttcccatcattctgattacggtagtcattttgtcaccctcatcatggcaaagacacggagaaatgcatatgatgcagctttcaagttgaatgcgattgatctggctgttggaaaaggaaatagagctgctgcactggagcttggtctggagcaatgactttcttggtaggctattgtttactgctaattttgtatttttttgttacaagccgtgtttcgttaaagcctatttatttttgttacaagccgtgtttcgttaaagcctgtgtaaagttcatttgtttcaatgtaccggtaggcgcctgcggcttatagacatgtgcggcttatttatgtaaaaaaaaaaaatattaaattcagtgggtgcggcttatattcaggtgcgcttaatagtctggaaattacggtatacaGTATGTGACAATGACCCATTAAATTGCATGTAGCCAGAATATATTagacaaataaaaacaaaaggCAAATGTAATTACGTTTGTTTTAAATCTCAATAAACAATCCTTAACTAACCAATATTGTCTGAAATGTCTATGTATTTTAGTTTATACTTAATTATTTGTATAATGTTCTTCACATTCAAAGCATTTGTGGTTTTACCTTCTCTCCTTATACAGACAATCAAATGGTACTTTCAAAAGCAAACACAAAAAACTGCAGTCACAGGACAAAGATATACATCCTAAATCACTACTCAGACCAAGTCATTCTAAATGGAGAAAGAAGTTTAGTGAGCAAGCAAAGTCTGCCGAGGTACTAATACAATCTGTTAGTGGAATTTTAAAGGATTAACTCatgatacattttttgtgtgTTAGTGGAAAGCAtgtgaatttatttatttcaggtgAACTTCAGTAACTACAATGCTGTCATGAGTTTCTTGAATGTGAACCAGAAACCACTGGAAGTTCATTGTGAGTAAAATCCTTTTTTCCCGAAATTGATTTAGGTACATTTTTGTGAAGAGGTTTGAGGGTTGTGATATGGGTCATTTAATAGTAAAATCATTTAAGGGTTCAATACATTTCTATATTTGCTTCCCCAGTATCTGCATGAACCATCAGGCCAAGTgtttttggttgaccctgctggacaggaagagaaggaggaatcGGAACACGCTGCATTCTAATTCAGGTCTTAGTTATTCCATTGTACTGGATCTAATACATATTAGCATTTTACATACATTCATAAGTGTAATAATTCTTTATGACATACTGTGAAAAATTCTcttggctgctggctctgtcactTTCAGACATGCGCAGGGCAGACTGAAATGGGAAAGGTAGCTCTTGACTTGAACCACAGGGGTTCTCTGTAAAGAGAGAGTAATCCAAAAGGCAcagacacaccccttgactttctatTGGCACCATtgacctgtatgtattctctccgGATTGGCTCTGTGGTGCACAGTCTGGCAGTCTGACTAAAGTGccagaggtatgaggagagacaTCCTCCTTTGTATTTATGGGAACAAATATTTCCTAACACTTTGGATCCTATTCTTGGACACTTACAAGACACAATGCATCAAtgcaaaaaaatttaaaaaattatgaaactgtcacttaatatttttttcttaaagtctACAAAGGCTCTCTACATGTATTCTCTCTGTGATAGGGTTGGATCCTGTATGCTACTTTTATTATTGTCCTGTAAATGGTTCAGTGCCTATaatttaggctgtgtgtagaatggGGCATAAAGGAAATGACCTCTACTAGATTATAGTGATAAGGAAATCAGCATACAGTTTTGGCCTGTGTATTCATTTGCCTATAAACTAATCAGAATTCCATTATGTTTAcataaaaaaagagaaaatacTTCAAAATGAGAATATCCTGCCATGGAAAAGATGACTGGGTGTCCACCCAGTGGAAAGGAGGGGAAATAACTCCCACCATGCAGCAGGACACCTTCAGCTGCGGGGTCTTTGTAATGCAGGTTTGATAGTTATATTTTCAATAATGAATGGTTAGCAGTTATGTGACGATTAGGTCAAAAactctattttattttttggtgtagatggccaaggaagttgcacagaacttcCCCAACATTCCAAATGGATATGGAACCTTCACAAAAACACATGGAGCAACTGTGTAAAGAAATGGCTGAGGATATAATAAAAATGtctggtacagttgaagtctgaagtttacgtacaccttagccaaatacatttaaactcagtttttcacaattcctgacatttaatccgagtaaaaattccctgttttaggtcagttaggatcaccactttattttaagaatgtgaaatgtcagaataatagtagagataatgatttatttcagctttttatttatttcattacattcccagtgggtcagaagtttacatacactcaattagtatttggtagcattgcctttaaattgtttaacttgggtcaaacatttcaggtagccttccacaagcttcccacaataagttgggtgaattttggcccattcctcctgacagagctggtgtaactgagtcaggtttgtaggcctccttgcttgcacacactttttcagttctgcccacaaattttctataggattgagatcagggctttgtgatggccactccaataccttgactttgttgtccttaagccattttgccacaactttggaagtatgcttggggtcattgtccatttggaagacccatttgcaaccaagctttaactacctgactgatgtcatgagatgttgcttcaatatatatccacataattttcctccctcatgatgccatctgttttgtgaagtgcaccagtccctcctgcagcaaagcacccccacaacatgatgctgccacaggtacatctccaattgactcaaatgatgtcaatttgagtcaattgcttctaaagccatgacataattttctggaattttccaagctgtttaaaggcacagtcaacttagtgtatgtaaacttaataatctgtctgtaaacaattgttggaaaattacttgtgtcatgcacaaagtagatgtcctaaccgacttgccaaaactatagttagttaacaataaatttgtggagtggttgaaaaacgagttttaatgaatccaacctaagtgtatgtaaacttccgacttcaactgtatgtaatgacatttaattcaaagtaaatgtaaattctttatttttatgtagtTGTGTGGGACAACCATATGTTCAGTTCAGGCCTATGATTTCAGAGTTCAACAAAGCCAACAACAGCTTCATGTGTGCCACTGATAAAGAACCTGGATGTGGACCAAAGACTGACTGGGTTAGTAACTTTATCTAACATGTTTATAATCTTTTGACAACAGTGACGGCATGTAAGACAATTTATGATATAACACAATGGATGGCTAATTCATCATTCATCGTACTGCAttgatatttgatattatttATAACGTGTTAcgctttgttttgttttagattgaatgttttgcatgtcaacgGTGGTTCCATGTGCTGTAACTAGGAATGAAGACCAAAGAGTTGAACAGAGTGAAGAACAGAAACTGGAAGTGCtgtctttgttgttgaaaatgtctgctataccccatccacactgaagaggctctgaaatgtacatcaaccagggataaagagaaagttaacactgtgAAATGTTTCGTACTTATTTGAACTTAAGTGTCTGTTGACATGATGGAAAAGATtaaaggtctacaatttctgtttaatttgtcaacattacatttttattcattgatttactggccaccattactgtggttacatgttcagtatatgtattgACCAGCAAACCCACTGCAGCCTACCTCACTAGCTCACTCTCTATCCCTGCTGAGGACAATTAATAGCATGTCTCTCGTACTTTACCATTTTCCTTTATGGTTGATATTAACGACCAAAGGAGATATTATCTGTCTCCCTCCTATTATGTACTGCTGTTAAATACTGTGGAAAAATAAAAATCAGGGAAAATAACTACTTAGAACTACCAATTATTATACATAAATATTAAAGACAAGGATAAACACAACACTGGACTGAACCCCCTAATTGTCAAACTAATATTaatgtacaacaatatagaagaCACATGACTAGAGGTTATGCAATATGGGTGTGTATCCACTGCACGCTTCTTAGGGACCAAGGAGTTATTGCAATTTAAAACTATGAAAAATGTACGTTACACTGTGTGATTTTACAGTACACAAACAAGAGTGTGCAATATAGacgggtagtcagtggacatccTGCACCTGGTTTGAAGTCAtaaggtcacatgaccaaggagctattgaaattcgaatgtaaaaaaagtttttactttgtttacgctccataactaattcaactaggaatacaaCATTTTAGTCACATTTCCACACgtttattagctttggaaagcgaATTCATGTCAAAATtgtgaaaataagacctgtgcaatgttgtgcgcaTTTTTTCCAAtatcatgacacttatttggagtctgtggctcaagtggtttgaaagctattgaggtttgaaagcgcaaatatccgtcgaatatccaacttgaaactgtctttacctcggtaaactattatgacccctctatggaaaggggagactctcacaaaccCCCCCCATAAGTGTCATGACTCTTCAACCCATACAaacgaatggaagtatggaggtagttttgtgccaacaaaaataggGGGGTTAAATGATATATAGATATAAAACAAACGCTTCAAAACCTTACGATTTATTTTTTAGACGTTTTTTTGCCATTTAagaatattgtaatgaaacagcagttAACAATATGTTATGCAATGCGTATATATGGACACTAATAGTAAAcatcaaattcaatattttatcaagtAATAATAGTTGCCTAACACTAGGTTTATTGTTTACTTAAAACAATGTTAAGGAAATATCTAATTGTTTTCACGAACGTCATCATGGGTGACAAAGACAATCCCATCAATAattataatgacaaagtgataacTTTAACTACTTACATTCTTTGGCGTTTATGAACCCCAGGAAGACGCAGAAAGCGATCGCGGACAAAACAGTTTTCATGATTTCTTTCCAAGGCTGAAAAAATATACAACTGCgccaaacagaacaaaacagactTTGCAGATGGTGTCTGATGAAAGTGAAATATATATTCTTCCTGAAATGTACTAAAGCCGCACCCACTTCAATTGATGCACCAATTGAAAATCGTACTTCACAGTTGCTATGCAGGCTTCACCTCTCGATGTTTCtctttgtgtgttctttttctttagaattttcaaataaacttgaggtgttttatgattaatagtgatgttgtgcttgtactattgtggacacactgtcctcaggctccagctttatgttttatgttgatcgtattaaaacaaagaaaacaatctgaagttgttgtttttaagttatatataccatgattttaccggtccggcccacttgggaatagattttccttcatgtggcccctgagctaaaatgagtttgacacccctgctctaggcTGATccagggtcgtcactagttaaaaCAGCCACAAAGTAATAATTATGGCTACACCCCACCTATTTCCACAATTTATCTGATT
This genomic stretch from Salmo trutta unplaced genomic scaffold, fSalTru1.1, whole genome shotgun sequence harbors:
- the LOC115182943 gene encoding beta-2-microglobulin isoform X1, whose amino-acid sequence is MKTVLSAIAFCVFLGFINAKESPPKVQVYSRNPGEHGKDNTLICHVSGFHPPDISIQLLKNGVEIPDAKQTDLAFEQGWQFHLTKSVGFTPASGEEYTCRVRHLKNLKTYTWESNM